A part of Prosthecobacter fusiformis genomic DNA contains:
- the rpsC gene encoding 30S ribosomal protein S3 — protein MGQKVNPIGFRLAVTKDWRSKWYAPEKEYADALHSDLAIRKYLKEKLMQAALSKIIIERAWNQVRVTLHTARPGLVIGRKGQEIEVMSQKVSEMCGGKQVKIDIFEIKQPELDAQLIAESVAVQLERRISFRRAMKRAVQTAMEMGGEGIRIRVAGRLGGADIARAEQYRQGKVPLQTLRIPIDYGFTEARTVYGIIGVKVWMNRGNAPENTTPRNDRRRERGGDRNSGGGGGGAGGIGRRGGERSGPPRYQQGGQSSYQQSAAPAPQAEAAPAAAQ, from the coding sequence ATGGGACAGAAAGTTAATCCAATCGGCTTCCGCCTCGCAGTCACGAAAGACTGGCGCTCCAAGTGGTATGCTCCTGAGAAAGAATACGCCGATGCTCTGCATAGCGACCTTGCCATCCGCAAGTATCTCAAGGAGAAGCTCATGCAGGCCGCCTTGTCGAAGATCATCATTGAGCGTGCCTGGAACCAGGTGCGCGTGACCCTCCACACCGCCCGTCCGGGTCTGGTGATCGGCCGTAAGGGCCAGGAGATCGAAGTGATGAGCCAGAAGGTCTCTGAAATGTGCGGTGGCAAGCAGGTGAAGATTGACATCTTCGAGATCAAGCAGCCGGAACTGGACGCGCAGCTCATCGCTGAGAGCGTGGCCGTTCAGCTTGAGCGCCGTATTTCTTTCCGCCGCGCTATGAAGCGTGCGGTGCAGACTGCGATGGAAATGGGTGGCGAAGGGATTCGTATCCGCGTCGCAGGCCGCCTCGGCGGTGCAGACATCGCCCGTGCTGAGCAGTATCGTCAGGGTAAAGTGCCTCTCCAGACACTGCGTATCCCGATCGACTACGGCTTCACGGAAGCCCGCACGGTTTACGGCATCATCGGCGTGAAAGTGTGGATGAACCGTGGCAATGCCCCTGAAAACACGACCCCTCGTAACGACCGCCGCCGTGAGCGTGGTGGTGACCGCAACAGCGGTGGTGGTGGCGGTGGTGCCGGTGGCATCGGCCGTCGCGGTGGTGAGCGCTCCGGCCCGCCACGTTATCAGCAGGGAGGCCAGTCCTCTTACCAGCAGTCCGCAGCTCCCGCGCCCCAGGCCGAAGCCGCACCTGCAGCAGCCCAGTAA
- the rpsS gene encoding 30S ribosomal protein S19: MARSLKKGPFVQQALLDKVDKLNDAGQKRPVKTWARSSMITPDLVGHTFLVHNGKDFVSVYVTENMVGHRLGEFSLTRIFKGHGAHTVKAAK; the protein is encoded by the coding sequence ATGGCACGCTCACTCAAAAAAGGCCCATTCGTCCAGCAAGCCCTGCTCGACAAAGTGGACAAGCTCAACGACGCCGGTCAAAAGCGCCCGGTGAAGACCTGGGCCCGCAGCTCAATGATCACTCCGGACCTTGTCGGTCACACCTTCCTGGTGCATAACGGCAAAGACTTCGTGAGCGTTTACGTCACGGAAAACATGGTGGGTCACCGCCTTGGTGAATTCTCCCTGACCCGTATCTTCAAGGGCCACGGTGCCCATACGGTGAAGGCCGCCAAGTAA
- the rplX gene encoding 50S ribosomal protein L24 — protein sequence MSQIKTHVKKGDTVVVTSGAHKGAQGTIIEVQTAKNRVLIEGVRMIKKTVKPSQERPGGGIIEQEGPIHISNVKLAEQETKAKSTKKKVAKKK from the coding sequence ATGAGCCAGATCAAGACCCACGTCAAAAAAGGCGACACTGTCGTCGTCACCTCCGGCGCCCATAAAGGTGCGCAGGGCACCATCATCGAAGTGCAGACCGCAAAGAACCGCGTGCTTATTGAAGGCGTGCGGATGATCAAGAAAACGGTCAAGCCATCCCAGGAACGTCCGGGTGGCGGCATCATCGAGCAAGAAGGCCCGATTCATATCTCCAACGTCAAACTTGCTGAACAAGAAACAAAAGCAAAATCGACGAAGAAGAAAGTTGCGAAGAAGAAGTAG
- the rpsQ gene encoding 30S ribosomal protein S17, with the protein MSEATTAEAQPVQAPVRKERVGVVVSDKMNKTIVVEVERRVPHPRFKKIIRKTSKFYAHDESEQAKVGDKVLIAECRPLSKLKRWNLVEVQKH; encoded by the coding sequence ATGAGTGAGGCTACAACCGCAGAAGCGCAACCCGTCCAGGCTCCCGTCCGCAAGGAACGTGTGGGTGTGGTGGTTTCCGACAAGATGAACAAGACCATCGTGGTCGAAGTGGAGCGCCGCGTGCCACACCCACGGTTCAAGAAGATCATCCGCAAGACATCCAAGTTCTATGCGCATGATGAGAGCGAGCAGGCAAAGGTGGGTGACAAAGTGCTCATCGCTGAGTGCCGCCCGCTGAGCAAATTGAAGCGCTGGAACCTGGTGGAAGTGCAGAAGCACTAA
- the rplV gene encoding 50S ribosomal protein L22, whose product MEVRSIYKYARISSQKARQVTRAITGMPVSQALSVLDFTPKKAAFLVGKVLRSAVANAENNHELDAEELVVRSAVATPGPALKRITPRARGSASPIKKRMTHITVVLGAKPEEAEKPVRKNRSPKAKAATAAAE is encoded by the coding sequence ATGGAAGTGCGTTCAATCTATAAATACGCCCGCATCTCGTCGCAGAAAGCGCGTCAAGTTACACGGGCAATCACCGGTATGCCTGTGTCGCAGGCACTCAGCGTTCTCGACTTCACCCCGAAGAAAGCCGCCTTTTTGGTTGGTAAAGTTCTTCGGTCAGCAGTCGCTAACGCGGAAAACAATCATGAACTGGATGCCGAGGAGCTCGTCGTCCGCAGTGCCGTCGCCACCCCAGGGCCAGCCCTGAAGCGCATCACGCCACGTGCCCGTGGCTCGGCCTCCCCAATCAAAAAACGCATGACGCACATCACCGTCGTGCTGGGCGCCAAACCGGAAGAGGCTGAAAAGCCTGTCCGTAAAAACCGGTCTCCAAAGGCCAAGGCCGCGACCGCAGCCGCCGAATAA
- the rplF gene encoding 50S ribosomal protein L6: MSRVGKQPISLPDKVTVKIGADGSVLVEGPKGKLNWTLPEGVSVANEGKELSVTRSSEDRRVRAMHGTSQRLISNMIEGVSKGYTRNLEIHGVGFRAAVKGNVIDLNLGQSHPRLHPIPEGVKVTVADNTKIAIEGIDKQVVGQLAADIRAYYPPEPYKAKGVRYAGEQIRRKAGKSVK; the protein is encoded by the coding sequence ATGTCACGAGTCGGTAAACAACCCATTTCTCTCCCAGACAAGGTCACCGTGAAAATCGGTGCTGATGGCAGCGTCCTCGTCGAAGGACCCAAGGGCAAGCTCAACTGGACCCTGCCTGAAGGTGTCTCCGTCGCCAATGAAGGCAAGGAGCTCTCTGTCACCCGTTCCAGCGAAGACCGCCGGGTGCGCGCCATGCATGGCACGTCCCAGCGCCTGATCAGCAACATGATCGAAGGCGTCAGCAAGGGCTACACACGCAACCTTGAAATCCACGGCGTCGGTTTCCGCGCTGCTGTGAAAGGTAACGTGATTGACCTGAACCTGGGCCAGTCTCATCCACGTCTCCATCCGATCCCCGAAGGTGTGAAAGTCACCGTCGCTGACAACACAAAGATCGCGATTGAAGGCATTGACAAGCAGGTCGTCGGGCAGCTCGCCGCTGATATCCGCGCCTATTATCCGCCTGAGCCTTATAAGGCCAAGGGCGTCCGTTATGCAGGCGAGCAAATCCGCCGTAAGGCAGGCAAGAGTGTGAAGTAA
- the rplE gene encoding 50S ribosomal protein L5 produces MEPLLQKLYKDTVRDALKAQLALENVHQVPKLEKIVLNCSVGSQGERKQAIEDAVNEVTLITGQKPVITLSKKAIANFKLREGEAVGVKVTLRGTRMYDFLMRLVKTAIPRIRDFRGVAPKAFDGRGNYTLGINDQSIFPEIELDKVKRTLGFDITFVTSTNSDDHARELLRALGMPFRGKTAVNKAGETTEAAA; encoded by the coding sequence ATGGAACCCCTGCTGCAAAAGCTCTATAAAGATACTGTCCGCGACGCGCTGAAAGCTCAGCTCGCTCTCGAAAACGTCCATCAAGTCCCGAAGCTTGAGAAGATTGTCCTCAACTGCTCGGTGGGTTCCCAAGGGGAGCGCAAGCAGGCGATTGAAGATGCCGTCAATGAAGTGACGCTGATCACCGGCCAAAAGCCAGTCATCACGCTTTCCAAGAAGGCCATCGCCAACTTCAAGCTGCGTGAAGGTGAAGCCGTCGGTGTGAAGGTGACCCTGCGTGGCACCCGCATGTATGACTTCCTGATGCGTCTGGTGAAGACCGCCATCCCACGTATCCGTGACTTTCGCGGTGTTGCTCCAAAAGCCTTTGATGGCCGTGGCAACTACACACTGGGCATCAATGACCAGTCCATCTTTCCTGAGATTGAGCTCGACAAGGTCAAGCGCACTCTGGGTTTTGACATCACTTTCGTCACATCGACCAACAGCGATGACCATGCGCGGGAACTGCTGCGCGCTCTCGGCATGCCCTTCCGTGGCAAGACTGCCGTGAACAAGGCTGGTGAGACTACCGAAGCCGCCGCCTAA
- a CDS encoding MFS transporter, with translation MTQPSTTSRSKLALLFFCTAMPMGMWNVPLANIYAAYGREHLVPWVLATSAVAAFISPLFVGALADQKLSPTLLLRWLALATGLALALSCTALAQGWNDGLVLLCAQVQALVATPVWSITSSIIFSQLHTPAKQFGPLRACATFGWMAGCWIVSFVLHADASLVAGYTAAGLWLLVMSLSWTLPLIQPADMQGRRSFRQILGLDAIDLLKNPDHRVVFITAALYSIPLAAFYPYTARHLKDLGVENVSAVISLAQTTEVLTMLLLAGVLARFRLKWVFLSGISICVFRYSLNSLDTRQWIMIGTTLHGFAFTLYFITTQIYLEERIDRKWRVRAQALLYLLMSGVGNLIGYLGGGWWHAACTHSGITDWSRFWLGESALTAAVCLFFAIAYRGIHRQPDAPPPPDPASSPA, from the coding sequence GTGACTCAGCCGTCCACCACCAGCCGCAGCAAGCTCGCCCTCCTGTTCTTTTGCACCGCCATGCCCATGGGCATGTGGAACGTGCCACTGGCCAACATCTACGCAGCTTACGGCCGTGAGCACCTCGTCCCCTGGGTGCTCGCCACCTCCGCCGTCGCCGCCTTCATCTCCCCCCTCTTTGTCGGCGCCCTGGCGGACCAGAAACTGTCCCCCACCCTCCTGCTGCGCTGGCTCGCCCTGGCCACGGGGCTCGCCCTCGCCCTCAGTTGCACCGCCCTCGCCCAGGGCTGGAATGACGGCCTCGTACTCCTCTGCGCCCAGGTCCAGGCCCTCGTCGCCACCCCCGTCTGGAGCATCACCAGCAGCATCATCTTCTCCCAGCTCCACACCCCGGCCAAGCAGTTCGGCCCCCTCCGCGCCTGCGCCACCTTCGGCTGGATGGCCGGCTGCTGGATCGTCAGCTTCGTCCTCCATGCCGATGCCTCCCTCGTCGCCGGATACACCGCCGCCGGCCTATGGCTCCTCGTCATGTCTCTCTCCTGGACCCTCCCCCTCATCCAGCCGGCGGACATGCAGGGCAGGCGCAGCTTCCGCCAGATCCTCGGCCTGGATGCCATCGATCTCCTCAAAAACCCCGACCACCGGGTCGTCTTCATCACCGCCGCCCTTTACAGCATCCCCCTCGCCGCCTTTTACCCCTACACCGCCCGTCACCTCAAAGACCTCGGCGTCGAAAACGTCTCCGCCGTCATCTCCCTCGCCCAGACCACCGAGGTCCTCACCATGCTCCTACTCGCCGGCGTCCTTGCCCGCTTCCGGCTCAAATGGGTCTTCCTCTCCGGCATCAGCATCTGCGTCTTCCGTTACTCCCTCAATTCCCTGGATACCCGTCAGTGGATCATGATCGGCACCACCCTCCACGGCTTCGCCTTCACCCTCTACTTCATCACCACCCAGATCTATCTGGAAGAACGCATCGACCGCAAATGGCGCGTCCGTGCCCAGGCCCTCCTATACCTGCTCATGAGCGGCGTCGGCAACCTCATCGGCTACCTCGGCGGCGGCTGGTGGCACGCCGCCTGCACCCACAGCGGCATCACAGATTGGTCACGCTTCTGGTTAGGAGAATCCGCCCTCACCGCCGCCGTCTGCCTCTTCTTTGCCATCGCCTACCGCGGCATCCACCGCCAACCCGACGCCCCCCCGCCCCCCGACCCCGCATCCTCCCCCGCCTGA
- the secY gene encoding preprotein translocase subunit SecY has protein sequence MISAFANSFKIPDLRSRILFTLAMIVIVRIGASITLPGVDVTVLDEWIKTRTADAGSGAAQVAALLNVFSGGGLQNCAIFALGIMPYISASIMLQLLTAVVPRLSKLAREDGGRQKITQYTRIATIVLCVFQGYLLAQSLQNPGQNIFLGGLQDTIDRLQRPLVPDYDMWFVITTVITITAGTMLMMWLGEMITERGIGNGVSLLICVNIVSDLPGAMVQVWQTYVGNVDGDMSKPATLVLLLAFMIAVIAGVIALTQATRRIVIQYAKRVVGRKVYGGQTQYLPLKINYSGVMPIIFAQAILLFPSSIISSMFPDVGWVQRFSQAIATGWVYYAISAALIFFFSYFWVATMFQPTQISDDLKKSGGYIPGIRPGKPTADFLDFTMSRLTFAGAIFLTLLYVMPGVVSALLGIAPQTAQFFGGTSLLILVGVVLDVMRQIETHLLQSHYDGFLKKGRIRGRFDRMQQSGNVANPATVVMLWSGIAVITLVGVAWLIYNKGM, from the coding sequence ATGATTTCTGCTTTCGCCAACAGCTTCAAAATTCCAGATCTTCGCTCCCGCATCCTGTTCACGCTGGCGATGATCGTCATCGTCCGCATCGGTGCTTCCATCACGCTGCCTGGCGTGGATGTGACAGTGCTGGATGAATGGATCAAGACCCGCACGGCTGATGCCGGCTCCGGCGCAGCCCAGGTGGCGGCGTTGCTGAACGTGTTCAGCGGTGGTGGCCTGCAGAACTGTGCGATCTTTGCGCTGGGCATCATGCCTTACATCAGTGCTTCCATCATGCTCCAGCTCCTGACGGCAGTGGTGCCACGTCTGAGCAAGCTGGCCCGTGAAGATGGTGGACGCCAGAAGATCACGCAATACACCCGTATCGCGACGATCGTTCTTTGCGTTTTCCAGGGTTACTTGTTGGCGCAGTCTTTGCAGAATCCAGGGCAGAACATTTTCCTGGGTGGTTTGCAGGACACGATCGACCGCTTGCAGCGGCCGCTGGTGCCGGATTATGACATGTGGTTTGTGATCACGACGGTCATCACGATCACGGCGGGTACGATGCTGATGATGTGGCTGGGTGAGATGATCACGGAGCGCGGCATCGGTAACGGGGTTTCTCTTTTGATCTGTGTGAACATCGTTTCGGATCTTCCGGGTGCGATGGTGCAGGTGTGGCAGACTTACGTGGGCAATGTGGATGGTGACATGAGCAAGCCGGCGACGCTGGTGCTGCTGCTGGCCTTCATGATTGCGGTCATCGCCGGGGTGATCGCCCTGACGCAGGCGACACGGCGCATCGTGATCCAGTACGCCAAGCGCGTGGTGGGCCGCAAGGTGTATGGCGGGCAGACTCAGTATCTGCCTTTGAAGATCAATTATTCCGGGGTGATGCCGATCATCTTTGCGCAGGCCATCCTGCTTTTCCCTTCTTCCATCATTTCCTCCATGTTCCCGGATGTGGGCTGGGTGCAACGTTTCTCCCAGGCCATCGCGACGGGCTGGGTGTATTATGCGATCTCTGCGGCGCTGATCTTTTTCTTCAGCTACTTCTGGGTGGCGACGATGTTCCAGCCGACGCAGATCTCTGACGATCTGAAGAAGAGCGGTGGTTACATTCCTGGCATCCGCCCGGGCAAGCCAACGGCTGATTTCCTGGACTTCACGATGAGCCGCCTGACCTTTGCTGGCGCTATTTTCCTGACGCTGCTTTATGTGATGCCGGGTGTGGTGAGTGCGTTGCTGGGCATCGCCCCGCAGACGGCGCAGTTCTTCGGCGGCACGAGCTTGCTGATTCTTGTCGGCGTGGTGCTGGATGTGATGCGCCAGATCGAGACGCACCTTCTGCAGAGCCATTATGATGGGTTCCTGAAGAAGGGCCGTATCCGTGGCCGTTTCGACCGCATGCAGCAGAGTGGCAATGTGGCCAATCCTGCAACGGTGGTCATGCTCTGGTCCGGGATCGCTGTGATCACCCTCGTGGGGGTGGCCTGGCTGATCTACAATAAGGGCATGTAA
- the rpmC gene encoding 50S ribosomal protein L29: protein MKIQELRELSVDELNARRRELRQEMLNLRMQQQSGQLENPSRIKVLRREVARIETVVTDRTRTAAAKAA from the coding sequence ATGAAGATCCAAGAACTCCGTGAACTTTCCGTTGACGAGCTGAATGCCCGCCGCCGTGAGTTGCGCCAGGAAATGCTGAACCTGCGCATGCAGCAGCAGAGCGGCCAGCTTGAAAACCCGTCCCGCATCAAGGTGCTGCGCCGTGAAGTGGCCCGCATCGAGACCGTCGTGACGGACCGCACCCGCACCGCCGCCGCCAAGGCCGCCTAA
- the rpsE gene encoding 30S ribosomal protein S5 has translation MAAATLSPAGESSDSRPDTIEKVVHINRCAKVVKGGRRFSFSALVVAGDQQGKVGCGFGKANEVADAIKKATEASRKNMNRVHLNNNTIPHEVIGEHGGGCIMLKPATPGTGIIAGGGARAVLEAAGVRDVIGKSLGSSNHANVVKATLAALGALRPRDEIFRARGKEIKEKKAL, from the coding sequence ATGGCAGCAGCTACACTCAGTCCCGCAGGCGAATCTTCTGATTCCCGCCCGGATACCATTGAAAAAGTGGTGCACATCAACCGATGCGCCAAGGTCGTGAAAGGCGGTCGTCGTTTCAGCTTTTCTGCTCTCGTCGTCGCTGGCGACCAGCAGGGTAAAGTCGGTTGCGGTTTCGGTAAGGCTAACGAAGTCGCTGACGCGATCAAGAAGGCCACGGAAGCTTCCCGCAAGAACATGAACCGCGTGCACCTGAACAACAACACGATCCCTCATGAGGTGATCGGTGAGCACGGTGGCGGTTGCATCATGCTGAAGCCTGCGACGCCTGGTACGGGCATCATCGCCGGTGGTGGCGCCCGCGCCGTGCTGGAAGCAGCCGGTGTGCGTGACGTGATCGGCAAGTCTCTGGGTTCCAGCAACCACGCTAACGTGGTGAAGGCGACTCTGGCGGCTCTCGGCGCTCTGCGTCCACGTGATGAAATCTTCCGCGCTCGCGGCAAGGAGATCAAAGAGAAGAAGGCTCTCTAA
- the rpsH gene encoding 30S ribosomal protein S8 codes for MTDPISDFLTRIRNAATAGQQEVFVPFSKMKAELSRILQEEGYIWSYEVDTTDAHPRLKLKLKYQGKSPVIRSLTRISKPGLRKYVGSTEIPRVLGGLGISILSTSRGIMTGARAKKAKVGGELLAQIW; via the coding sequence ATGACTGACCCGATTTCCGATTTTCTCACCCGCATCCGCAATGCAGCCACTGCTGGCCAGCAGGAAGTGTTTGTGCCCTTCTCCAAAATGAAGGCCGAGCTTTCCCGCATCCTGCAGGAAGAAGGCTACATCTGGAGCTACGAAGTGGACACGACTGATGCCCACCCACGTCTGAAACTGAAGCTTAAGTACCAGGGCAAGTCCCCGGTGATCCGCAGCCTGACCCGCATCAGCAAGCCTGGTCTGCGCAAGTATGTTGGCTCCACCGAGATCCCTCGCGTGCTCGGCGGCCTTGGCATCTCTATCCTGTCCACCTCACGCGGCATCATGACTGGTGCCCGTGCGAAGAAAGCCAAAGTGGGCGGCGAACTCCTGGCGCAAATCTGGTAA
- the rplP gene encoding 50S ribosomal protein L16, protein MALLPSRVKHRKTQRGSRSGTASRGNKLDFGEFGLQTLDRGWIKNNQIEACRVAINRFLKRKGKVFIRIFPHKPVTARPPETRMGKGKGSPEFWVAVVLPGHMLFEISGVNEATAREASRLAANKLGLRTRFVSRAATI, encoded by the coding sequence ATGGCCCTTCTTCCCAGTCGTGTAAAACATCGCAAGACCCAGCGCGGTAGCCGCTCTGGCACCGCATCCCGTGGCAACAAACTCGACTTCGGTGAGTTTGGCCTTCAGACCCTGGATCGTGGATGGATCAAAAACAACCAGATCGAAGCCTGCCGTGTGGCGATCAACCGTTTCCTCAAGCGTAAGGGTAAGGTCTTCATCCGCATCTTCCCTCACAAGCCAGTGACGGCCCGTCCACCAGAAACCCGAATGGGTAAAGGTAAAGGCTCCCCGGAATTCTGGGTGGCAGTGGTTCTTCCAGGGCACATGCTGTTTGAAATCTCCGGCGTGAACGAGGCGACTGCCCGTGAAGCCAGCCGCCTGGCGGCCAACAAACTCGGCCTGCGCACACGTTTTGTGAGCCGCGCTGCCACCATCTAA
- the map gene encoding type I methionyl aminopeptidase — translation MAFINSQKIPVRHGAQQQGIREACQMARDILLKTASLAQVGITTGEVDRCAAAEMKARGCKSAFLGYRQFPGHICISINEEIIHGIGGPRVIQDGDVVKIDVGIEYNGWIGDNALTVPVGNVAKETLHLLAATEESLHVAANHARDGWMLGDLCASVEEHVVQYGYTVVREFVGHGVGRKLHEKPEVPNYGVKGERPRLRSGMTLAIEPMVNMGTAKTRVLADAWTVITVDRKPSSHYEHVVLVTDKEPELLTFRKRMFPQGVKDLTPVPVSELF, via the coding sequence ATGGCGTTCATCAACAGTCAAAAGATCCCCGTCCGTCACGGTGCCCAGCAGCAGGGCATCCGCGAAGCCTGCCAAATGGCGCGCGATATCCTGCTGAAAACGGCCAGTCTGGCCCAGGTGGGCATAACGACGGGGGAGGTGGACCGCTGTGCGGCTGCTGAGATGAAGGCCCGTGGCTGCAAGAGTGCTTTTTTAGGCTACCGGCAGTTTCCGGGGCACATCTGTATCTCCATCAATGAGGAAATCATCCATGGCATCGGCGGTCCGCGCGTGATCCAGGATGGGGATGTGGTGAAGATCGATGTCGGAATCGAATACAATGGCTGGATCGGCGATAATGCGCTGACGGTGCCGGTGGGCAATGTGGCGAAAGAAACGCTGCATCTGCTGGCGGCCACGGAGGAATCCCTGCACGTGGCTGCGAACCATGCCCGCGACGGCTGGATGCTGGGGGACCTGTGTGCCTCGGTGGAAGAGCACGTGGTGCAGTACGGTTACACCGTAGTACGTGAATTTGTGGGCCACGGGGTGGGCAGGAAACTGCACGAAAAACCTGAGGTGCCGAACTATGGCGTGAAGGGTGAGCGGCCACGGCTGAGGTCCGGGATGACGCTGGCCATCGAGCCGATGGTGAACATGGGCACGGCGAAGACGCGTGTGCTGGCGGATGCCTGGACGGTCATCACGGTGGATCGTAAACCGAGTTCCCATTATGAGCACGTGGTGCTGGTGACGGACAAGGAGCCGGAACTGCTGACTTTCCGCAAACGGATGTTTCCACAAGGGGTCAAGGATCTGACGCCTGTGCCGGTGAGCGAGTTGTTTTGA
- the rplO gene encoding 50S ribosomal protein L15 gives MQLQDVKPRPGAKKRRKRIGCGESSGHGKTSCKGHKGQKARAGAGIRPGFEGGQMPLHRRLPKKGFSNVQFRDVYEVVNVGALNAFEDGTVVNEAFLRENNIVNRNCDAIKILGNGELTRKLTIEIKNVSASAREKIEKAGGSIAA, from the coding sequence ATGCAACTCCAAGACGTCAAACCCCGCCCAGGGGCTAAAAAGCGCCGCAAGCGTATCGGCTGCGGTGAGAGCTCCGGCCACGGCAAGACTTCCTGTAAGGGACACAAGGGCCAGAAGGCCCGTGCTGGTGCGGGCATCCGCCCAGGCTTTGAAGGTGGCCAGATGCCTCTTCACCGCCGTCTCCCCAAGAAGGGTTTCAGCAATGTGCAGTTCCGCGACGTGTATGAAGTCGTCAACGTGGGCGCTTTGAATGCCTTCGAAGATGGCACCGTGGTGAACGAAGCTTTCCTGCGTGAGAACAACATCGTGAACCGCAATTGCGACGCGATCAAGATCCTCGGCAATGGCGAGCTGACCCGCAAGCTGACTATCGAGATCAAGAACGTCAGTGCTTCGGCCCGCGAGAAGATCGAGAAGGCCGGCGGTTCCATCGCTGCCTAA
- a CDS encoding response regulator, which produces MAELTSPELMTVKETAEYLRIPLPTVYYLVQRGQLPAVQIGGRWRIKRSLLDRDVLRKEDESGQPTVMVVDDDPALQALFKQFLKKAGFGRLVVGTGAEAISVAKKQKFDFVFLDLKLPDVPGDEVYSQLKEMYPDLPIVVITGYPDSEILSRILSHGPVTVIKKPIEYDQLNKAVKQLGHKGAEV; this is translated from the coding sequence ATGGCCGAACTGACCTCTCCCGAACTCATGACAGTCAAAGAGACTGCCGAGTATTTGCGCATTCCTTTGCCGACTGTCTATTATCTCGTGCAGCGTGGGCAATTGCCAGCGGTGCAGATCGGTGGTCGGTGGCGCATCAAGCGGAGCCTGCTTGACCGCGATGTTCTGCGTAAGGAAGATGAGTCAGGCCAGCCCACCGTGATGGTGGTGGATGATGATCCAGCTTTGCAGGCACTGTTTAAGCAGTTTTTGAAGAAAGCGGGCTTCGGACGCTTGGTGGTGGGCACTGGGGCGGAGGCGATCAGTGTGGCGAAGAAGCAGAAATTCGATTTTGTTTTCCTGGATTTGAAGCTGCCGGATGTGCCGGGGGATGAGGTGTATTCTCAGTTGAAGGAGATGTATCCAGATCTGCCGATTGTGGTGATCACGGGGTATCCGGACAGTGAGATTCTGAGCCGTATTCTTTCCCACGGGCCGGTGACGGTGATCAAGAAGCCGATCGAGTATGATCAGCTGAATAAGGCGGTGAAGCAGCTCGGGCACAAGGGTGCGGAGGTGTGA
- the rplN gene encoding 50S ribosomal protein L14 has product MLQMESSIPVADNTGARVAKMIGVLGKKNTRFAYVGDIITAHVRESTPTASVKKGEVVRAVVVRTAHPIRRNDGSILRFDRNAIVIIDKDNNPKGTRIFGPVARELRDKNFMKIVSLAPEVL; this is encoded by the coding sequence ATGTTGCAAATGGAGTCGTCAATTCCGGTCGCCGATAATACCGGAGCCCGAGTCGCCAAAATGATCGGCGTGCTCGGCAAGAAGAATACCCGTTTCGCTTATGTGGGTGATATCATCACTGCCCACGTTCGTGAATCCACCCCGACCGCCAGCGTCAAGAAGGGCGAAGTCGTCCGCGCTGTGGTCGTGCGCACCGCGCACCCAATCCGCCGCAATGACGGTTCGATCCTCCGCTTCGACCGGAATGCGATCGTCATCATTGACAAAGACAACAATCCAAAAGGAACCCGTATCTTCGGTCCTGTGGCTCGTGAGCTGCGTGACAAGAACTTCATGAAGATCGTTTCCCTCGCCCCCGAAGTGCTGTAA
- the rplR gene encoding 50S ribosomal protein L18 translates to MAAKNRKLTRSRIHARIRKTLSGTSQRPRLAVYFSNSNVYAQIIDDVAGKTIVSASTKEKGFGESRANSETAAKVGQAVAERAIAANISAVVFDRGGFTYHGKVKALADAAREKGLKF, encoded by the coding sequence ATGGCAGCGAAGAACCGCAAACTCACCCGCTCGCGTATCCACGCGCGCATCCGCAAGACTCTCAGTGGCACCTCTCAGCGTCCACGTCTGGCAGTTTATTTTTCAAACTCCAACGTGTATGCCCAGATCATTGATGATGTGGCAGGCAAGACCATCGTGTCCGCCTCCACTAAGGAAAAAGGCTTTGGCGAAAGCCGTGCTAACAGCGAAACCGCCGCTAAGGTGGGACAGGCTGTGGCCGAGCGCGCCATTGCCGCCAACATCTCAGCCGTGGTTTTCGACCGCGGCGGCTTCACCTATCACGGCAAAGTGAAAGCACTGGCCGACGCCGCCCGCGAAAAGGGTCTGAAATTCTAA